Proteins co-encoded in one Bacillus infantis NRRL B-14911 genomic window:
- a CDS encoding H-type small acid-soluble spore protein, which translates to MNANRVKQILSSSADIEVTYNGASVWIDSLNEDGRTATVHLRGPLEERSTVEIGELLEK; encoded by the coding sequence TTGAACGCAAACCGTGTGAAACAGATCCTTTCTTCATCTGCAGACATTGAAGTCACTTATAATGGCGCATCAGTATGGATTGACAGCCTCAATGAAGATGGCCGGACTGCAACAGTACATTTGAGAGGTCCGCTTGAAGAAAGGTCGACAGTAGAAATTGGAGAATTACTGGAAAAATAA
- the mgtE gene encoding magnesium transporter, with the protein MIDEQYLVKLIKHLKEADKQQFQRLIAELQPYDIARLYEELPEKHRSRFILLLDPEQIADLLEELERDEQYGVLVKLGVEKSGQVMDLMDNDDLALLLEGLSPGRIEELLAGMKQEESQIVQSIMNYPPETAGRIMTNRFVWIPESYTVSETVAKMKSFAVFSETINYLYVIDGDKRLTGVVSYRDLILAEPHEQIRDIMFSRVISVHAETDQEDAAMLIERYDFLALPVVEENDRLVGIITVDDIIDVVIREATEDIEKLSASGKSIDFDTKAFVAAYRRLPWLILLLFIGLVSGSIISSFEETISKVVALAFFMPMIAGMTGNTGTQSLAVVVRGLISRDVDRELAAKLILRELAVGIIIGVTCGILISVIAYIWQGNGFLGLVVGGSLIITLIIGTLAGTIVPLVLYKLNIDPAVASGPLITTLNDIISLFVYFGIATAFISKLM; encoded by the coding sequence ATGATTGATGAACAATATTTGGTAAAATTGATCAAACATTTAAAAGAAGCGGATAAACAGCAATTCCAGCGACTGATTGCGGAATTGCAGCCTTATGATATTGCCAGGCTGTATGAGGAGCTTCCGGAGAAGCATCGCTCGAGATTCATCCTTCTGCTTGATCCCGAACAGATTGCAGATCTGCTTGAAGAGCTTGAAAGGGACGAACAGTATGGAGTTTTAGTAAAACTTGGTGTGGAAAAATCGGGCCAGGTCATGGATCTGATGGATAATGACGATTTGGCCTTGCTTTTAGAAGGCCTTTCACCTGGAAGGATAGAGGAGCTCCTGGCTGGTATGAAGCAGGAGGAATCCCAGATTGTCCAGAGCATCATGAATTATCCGCCTGAAACAGCAGGCAGGATCATGACGAACCGGTTTGTGTGGATTCCGGAAAGCTATACGGTCAGTGAAACAGTTGCAAAAATGAAATCTTTTGCTGTATTTTCGGAAACAATCAATTACTTATATGTGATAGATGGAGACAAACGTTTGACAGGAGTTGTTTCTTACAGAGATTTGATTCTAGCAGAGCCTCATGAACAGATTAGGGATATTATGTTCAGCAGGGTGATTTCTGTTCATGCGGAAACGGATCAGGAAGATGCAGCCATGCTGATTGAACGCTATGATTTCCTGGCACTGCCTGTAGTAGAAGAGAATGATCGGCTTGTAGGCATCATTACGGTGGATGATATCATTGATGTGGTTATCAGGGAAGCTACAGAGGATATTGAAAAGCTCTCAGCTTCCGGAAAATCGATTGATTTTGACACTAAAGCTTTCGTGGCTGCCTATCGGAGGCTGCCATGGCTGATTCTGCTGCTATTTATCGGACTTGTTTCGGGATCGATCATCAGCAGCTTTGAAGAGACGATTTCCAAGGTGGTTGCACTGGCTTTCTTTATGCCGATGATAGCCGGGATGACAGGGAATACAGGAACACAATCTCTCGCAGTTGTTGTAAGGGGGCTGATCAGCCGAGATGTTGATCGGGAGCTTGCAGCAAAGCTGATTCTCAGGGAGCTTGCTGTCGGGATTATTATTGGGGTGACTTGCGGCATTCTGATATCTGTGATCGCATATATCTGGCAGGGTAATGGATTTTTGGGCCTGGTGGTTGGCGGCTCTCTTATTATCACCTTGATTATAGGAACTCTAGCGGGGACAATAGTGCCGCTTGTCCTCTATAAGCTGAATATTGATCCGGCAGTGGCTTCCGGGCCTTTGATTACAACCTTGAATGATATTATCTCGCTATTCGTTTATTTCGGCATTGCAACTGCCTTTATATCAAAGCTGATGTGA